A region from the Pseudopipra pipra isolate bDixPip1 chromosome 8, bDixPip1.hap1, whole genome shotgun sequence genome encodes:
- the TNKS2 gene encoding poly [ADP-ribose] polymerase tankyrase-2: MAGRRCAGGAAALAETPGCGAAAAAEPARELFEACRNGDVERVKRLVRPENVNSRDTAGRKSSPLHFAAGFGRKDVVEYLLQSGANVHARDDGGLIPLHNACSFGHAEVVNLLLRHGADPNARDNWNYTPLHEAAIKGKTDVCIVLLQHGAEPTIRNTDGRTALDLADPSAKAVLTGEYKKDELLESARSGNEEKMMSLLTPLNVNCHASDGRKSTPLHLAAGYNRVKIVQLLLQHGADVHAKDKGDLVPLHNACSYGHYEVTELLVKHGACVNAMDLWQFTPLHEAASKNRVEVCSLLLSYGADPTLLNCHNKSTIDLAPTPQLKERLAYEFKGHSLLQAARESDVARIKKHLSLETVNFKHPQTHETALHCAAASPYPKRKQVCELLLRKGANINEKTKDFLTPLHVASEKAHNDVVEVVVKHEAKVNALDNLGQTSLHRAAHCGHLQTCRLLLSSGCDPSIVSLQGFTALQMGTESVQQLLQEGIPLGNSDADRQLLEAAKAGDVDTVKKLCTVQSVNCRDIEGRQSTPLHFAAGYNRVSVVEYLLQHGADVHAKDKGGLVPLHNACSYGHYEVAELLVKHGAVVNVADLWKFTPLHEAAAKGKYEICKLLLQHGADPTKKNRDGNTPLDLVKDGDTDIQDLLRGDAALLDAAKKGCLARVKKLCSPDNVNCRDTQGRHSTPLHLAAGYNNLEVAEYLLQHGADVNAQDKGGLIPLHNAASYGHVDVAALLIKYNACVNATDKWAFTPLHEAAQKGRTQLCALLLAHGADPTLKNQEGQTPLDLVTADDVSALLTAAMPPSALPTCYKPQVISVSQTTGSAADSLSSVPSSPSSLSAASSLDNLSGSFSELPSVVGTNCAEGATVLEKKEVAGVDFSINQFVRNLGLEHLIDIFEREQITLDVLVEMGHKELKEIGINAYGHRHKIIKGVERLISGQQGLNPYLTLNTSGSGTILIDLSTEDKEFQSVEEEMQSTVREHRDGGHAGGVFNRYNILKIQKVCNKKLWERYTHRRKEVSEENHNHANERMLFHGSPFVNAIIHKGFDERHAYIGGMFGAGIYFAENSSKSNQYVYGIGGGTGCPIHKDRSCYVCHRQLLFCRVTLGKSFLQFSAMKMAHSPPGHHSVTGRPSVNGLALAEYVIYRGEQAYPEYLITYQIMKPEATTEA, encoded by the exons GTTTTGGTCGGAAGGATGTAGTGGAATATTTGCTTCAGAGTGGTGCCAATGTCCATGCCCGAGATGATGGAGGCCTTATTCCTCTTCACAATGCTTGCTCTTTTGGTCATGCTGAAGTCGTCAATCTTCTCTTGCGGCATGGTGCAGATCCCAACGCTCGGGATAATTGGAATTACACTCCTCTTCATGAAGCTGCCATTAAGGGCAAGACAGATGTCTGCATTG TATTGTTGCAGCACGGTGCTGAACCAACCATCCGGAACACAGATGGAAGAACAGCTCTGGATTTAGCAGACCCGTCTGCAAAGGCAGTGCTGACTG GTGAATACAAGAAAGATGAACTCTTAGAAAGTGCCAG GAGTGGGAATGAGGAAAAGATGATGTCTCTTCTTACACCTTTAAATGTTAACTGTCATGCAAGTGATGGCAGAAag TCTACTCCATTACATTTAGCAGCTGGGTATAACCGTGTAAAAATAGTACAGCTCTTACTGCAGCACGGGGCTGACGTACATGCCAAGGATAAAGG AGATCTGGTACCACTTCACAATGCCTGTTCCTATGGTCATTATGAAGTAACAGAGCTTCTAGTAAAG CATGGAGCATGTGTGAATGCAATGGATCTGTGGCAATTCACCCCTCTGCATGAAGCAGCTTCTAAGAACAGGGTGGAAGTATGTTCTCTTTTGTTAAGTTATGGTGCTGACCCAACACTGTTGAACTGTCACAACAAAAGCACCATTGATTTGGCTCCAACACCCCAATTAAAAGAACGATTAGCAT atgaattCAAAGGTCACTCACTACTACAGGCTGCAAGAGAGTCAGATGTAGCTCGTATAAAGAAACATCTGTCTTTGGAAACAGTGAACTTCAAGCATCCTCAGACACATGAGACAGCATTG cactgtgctgctgcatcTCCATATCCTAAGAGGAAACAAGTATGTGAACTTCTGCTGAGGAAAGGAGCCAACAtcaatgaaaaaacaaaaga cttcttgACTCCGCTGCATGTGGCATCAGAAAAGGCTCATAATGATGTTGTTGAAGTAGTTGTGAAACATGAAGCTAAG GTTAATGCATTAGATAATCTTGGCCAGACCTCTCTTCATAGAGCAGCACATTGTGGTCATCTTCAGACCTGCAGGTTGCTGCTGAGTTCTGGATGTGATCCTTCCATCGTGTCTCTGCAGGGCTTTACAGCCTTACAGATGGGGACTGAAAGCGTGCAGCAGCTGCTACAGG AAGGGATCCCATTAGGTAATTCTGATGCAGATCGACAATTGCTGGAGGCTGCAAAGGCTGGAGATGTGGATACTGTAAAA AAGCTATGTACTGTTCAGAGTGTGAACTGCAGAGATATTGAGGGCCGTCAGTCTACACCACTTCATTTTGCAGCTGGATATAACAGAGTATCTGTTGTGGAGTATCTTCTTCAGCATGGAGCTGATGTGCATGCAAAAGATAAGGG AGGACTTGTCCCATTACATAATGCTTGCTCGTATGGTCACTATGAAGTTGCAGAACTGCTGGTTAAACATGGTGCAGTTGTCAATGTAGCTGACTTGTGGAAATTCACTCCCTTGCATGAAGctgcagcaaaaggaaaatatgagaTTTGCAAACTCCTGTTACAG CATGGAGCTGACCCTACGAAGAAAAACAGAGATGGAAATACTCCTCTTGACCTTGTTAAAGATGGTGATACTGATATTCAAGACCTACTTAGAGGAGATGCAGCTCTACTAGATGCTGCAAAGAAAGGTTGTTTGGCCCGAGTAAAAAAGCTGTGTTCACCTGACAATGTCAACTGCCGGGACACGCAAGGACGACATTCAACACCACTACATTTAGCAG CTGGTTACAACAATTTGGAGGTTGCAGAGTACCTGTTACAGCATGGAGCAGATGTGAATGCACAGGATAAAGGAGGTTTGATTCCTCTGCATAATGCAGCATCCTATGGG catgTTGATGTAGCAGCTTTACTTATAAAGTATAATGCATGTGTGAATGCTACGGACAAATGGGCTTTCACACCTCTCCACGAAGCAGCCCAGAAAGGAAGGACTCAGCTTTGTGCCTTGTTACTGGCACATGGGGCTGATCCCACTCTGAAAAACCAAGAAGGACAAACGCCGTTGGACCTGGTCACT GCAGATGATGTCAGTGCGTTATTGACAGCGGCAATGCCTCCTTCTGCCTTACCGACTTGCTACAAACCTCAGGTCATAAGTGTGTCTCAGACTACAGGTTCTGCAGCTGATTCCCTGTCTTCTGTTCCATCCAGTCCATCCAGTCTGTCTGCTGCAAGTAGTCTTGACAACTTGTCTGGTAGCTTTTCTGAGCTTCCCTCTGTTGTTGGTACAAACTGTGCAGAGGGAGCTactgttctggagaaaaaagaag TTGCAGGTGTAGATTTTAGCATTAATCAGTTTGTGCGGAACCTTGGCCTTGAACATCTAATTGACATATTTGAGAGAGAACAG ATAACATTGGACGTATTGGTTGAAATGGGACACAAAGAATTGAAGGAAATTGGAATTAATGCATATGGCCATAGGCATAAAATCATCAAGGGAGTTGAAAGACTTATTTCTGGACAACAAG GACTTAACCCATACCTGACTCTAAATACTTCTGGCAGTGGAACTATTCTCATTGACCTTTCCACTGAAGATAAGGAATTTCAGTCAGTAGAAGAAGAG ATGCAGAGCACTGTCCGGGAGCACAGAGATGGAGGACATGCTGGTGGAGTCTTCAATAGATACAACATCTTAAAG ATTCAGAAAGTGTGCAACAAAAAACTATGGGAAAGATATACTCACAGGAGGAAAGAGGTCTCTGAAGAGAATCATAACCATGCTAATGAAAGGATGCTGTTTCATG GCTCCCCATTTGTGAATGCAATCATTCACAAAGGCTTTGATGAGAGACATGCCTATATAGGGGGCATGTTTGGAGCTGGgatttattttgctgaaaattcTTCCAAAAGCAATCAATATGTGTATGGAATtggaggtggcactggatgtCCAATTCACAAAGATAGATCTTGTTATGTTTGCCACAG GCAGTTGCTCTTTTGTCGCGTAACGCTGGGCAAGTCTTTCCTGCAGTTCAGTGCTATGAAAATGGCTCATTCTCCCCCAGGACATCACTCAGTTACTGGGCGACCCAGTGTAAATGGATTGGCATTGGCAGAATACGTCATTTACAGAGGAGAGCAG GCTTATCCAGAATACTTGATTACTTACCAGATCATGAAACCTGAAGCCACCACTGAAGCTTAA